A single region of the Epinephelus fuscoguttatus linkage group LG14, E.fuscoguttatus.final_Chr_v1 genome encodes:
- the eif2ak4 gene encoding eIF-2-alpha kinase GCN2 isoform X2 — protein sequence MSGQHTPAAAEGTDDYTVQQENELEALASIFGDDFQDLRSNDPWKVKRPPEVHLCLRPNGLNNGQECYVTVDLQVKCPPTYPDAPPELELNNAKGLSNENLQNLQSELTKLAAARCGEVMIYELADYIQGFLSEHNKPPSSSFHEEMLKNQRRQQEKRAQEEQQKMDQRRKQEEEMEKEIMAEIQRREEEKREERRRKEIAKQERLESMEQPVLANASPLGRSPPSPGGATPELTEAKRAAINRRRTTSNTRHRRDTVNEDNPRSQELLHFNSSTFGELAVHRGKSLGESERLRRHVYYGFEANSGDFVVVYEWSLRWNKKKSKFFTSQEKGRIENCKKQIHGAENEFNSLLRLEHPNLVHYMALSSTEKEDCLVVNLLVEHVAGINLTQNLTAHTPVPLDKLCHYTAQLLAALDYLHSNSVVHKQLGASSVLVDSEGNIRLTDYSLSKRFADICKEDIFEQAHVRFSEDTVMPTKTGKKGDVWNLGLMLLGLSQGKEVKEYPVTVPASLPADFQDFLHKCVCLNDAERWTAQQLLDHSFLKPPSPKNLPHHQETSPEDPAVDFPSSVIPRSHILNAPFSTGVQRQFSRYFNEFEELQLLGKGAFGAVIKVQNNLDGCYYAVKRIQVNPASKQFRRIKGEVTLLSRLNHENIVRYYNAWIERHETPPGGVLSNTDSSEPFSSPDKPPQRKEPPRSINELGLVDNVEDIAPPPALSSSVEWSTSIEKSSSAKCGGQQSSDEEDDDEEEDVFGASFLPSDSDLSSDIIFDNGDDESTEEMSQGEPSKRPVIDTTESTDSDRPPLIAHYLYIQMEYCEKSTLRDTIDQGLHRDQTRLWRLFREILDGLAYIHEQGMIHRDLKPVNIFLDSQDHVKIGDFGLATDHPANVAAGKFEVEDGGSAVMPKPDPTGNMTGMVGTALYVSPEVQGNTKATYNQKVDLFSLGIILFEMSYRPMTTGAERISVLSQLRVEPMIFPEDFNAYEQGTQKVIEWLLNHDPALRPTAQELLKSELLPPPQMEESELHEVLQHTMANINGKAYRTMVGQLFAQNTSPVMDYTYDIDLHKGSFSFSSAKLQQHVYETITRIFKKHGAVRLQTPLLLPRNRKLYEGSELACFMDHSGMLVTLPYDLRMAFSRFIARNNITHLKRYSIERVFRPRKLDRAHPRELLECAFDIVTPVTNSLLPDAETIYTISEIIQEFPVLQERNYNIYLNHTSLLKAILLHSGVPEDKLSQASMILCDAMSEKLTKREVEAKFCNFSLSTNSLQTLYKYIEQKGSLQDLAPLLTSLTKQKTAVTQLAKQGLKDLEELTVLLRRLGVKLQVVVNLGLVYKVQHHSGVIFQFVAFIRKRKRTVPDIVAAGGRYDHLILEFRGPASTVPVRSAVGASVALDKVCAAMANMEEPPPVSSCDALVVPVGHSSMSRAINVIQKLWSTGVSADITYDVSQSQETLMEHCRLAGINCMALVSDKEGNYVKVKSFEKDRQSEKRIHESDLVDHIIQKCRTKFSEERNIREISESMSQNPKGSLLNTTGLSEQHGSSGIMNMNVNIISPEKVSASARRRYETHIQTKLQTLGSNLQNRSNDIEVLAVDLLKETLINFLSLEFDSEEQFNSSVKTLLSRLPKQRYLKSICEEIHHFKITKKVAVVVLYSYKDDYYKILL from the exons GCCCCCCGAGCTGGAGCTGAATAATGCCAAAGGTCTGTCAAATGAAAACCTCCAAAACCTCCAGAGTGAACTCACCAAGCTGGCAGCAGCTCGATGTGGGGAG GTGATGATTTACGAGCTGGCAGACTATATCCAGGGCTTCCTGAGCGAGCACAACAAGCCCCCTTCGAGCTCCTTCCACGAGGAGATGCTGAAGAACCAGCGGAGGCAGCAGGAGAAGCGAGcccaggaggagcagcagaagaTGGACCAGCGGCgcaagcaggaggaggagatg GAAAAAGAGATCATGGCTGAAATCCAAAGacgagaggaggagaaacgagaggaaaggagaagaaaggagaTAGCCAAACAG GAGCGACTTGAGAGTATGGAGCAGCCAGTCCTTGCTAACGCCTCCCCGCTAGGCAGAAGCCCACCCAGCCCAGGTGGAGCTACTCCTGAATTGACAGAAGCCAAGAGAGCAGCTATTAACCGCCGTCGGACTACCTCGAATACACGCCACAG ACGTGACACGGTTAATGAAGACAACCCTCGCTCACAGGAACTCCTTCATTTCAACAGCAGCACTTTTGGAGAACTTGCTGTCCACAGAGGGAAAAGTTTAG GAGAAAGCGAAAGGCTGCGGCGTCATGTTTATTACGGATTTGAGGCGAACTCAGGAGACTTTGTCGTGGTCTACGAGTGGTCGCTGCGCTGGAACAAGAAGAAGAGCAAGTTCTTCACCAGCCAGGAGAAAGGAAGGATTGAGAACTGCAAAAAGCAG ATCCACGGGGCAGAAAATGAGTTCAACTCCCTCCTGCGGCTGGAGCACCCAAACTTGGTGCACTACATGGCGCTGAGCTCCACAGAGAAGGAGGACTGCCTCGTGGTTAACCTGCTGGTGGAGCATGTGGCCGGCATCAACCTGACCCAAAACCTCACCGCCCACACTCCGGTCCCTCTGGATAAACTGTGCCACTACACGGCCCAGCTGCTGGCCGCCCTCGACTACCTTCACTCAAACTCTGTGGTGCACAAACAGCTGGGGGCCTCCAGCGTGCTGGTGGACTCCGAGGGCAACATCCGACTGACTGATTACAGCTTATCGAAGAGGTTTGCCGATATCTGCAAAGAGGACATTTTTGAGCAAGCCCACGTGCGTTTCTCAGAGGACACGGTGATGCCGACCAAAACGGGCAAGAAAGGGGACGTGTGGAACTTGGGGCTGATGCTGCTGGGGCTGAGTCAGGGGAAGGAGGTGAAGGAGTATCCAGTGACGGTGCCAGCCAGCTTGCCTGCTGACTTCCAGGATTTCCTCCACAA gtgtgtgtgtctgaatgatGCTGAACGCTGGACAGCCCAACAGCTTTTGGACCACTCCTTCCTCAAGCCTCCATCACCTAAAAACCTGCCACACCACCAGGAAACAAGCCCAGAAG ATCCTGCGGTGGACTTCCCATCATCAGTCATCCCACGCAGCCACATCCTCAATGCTCCCTTCAGCACCGGGGTGCAGAGGCAGTTTTCTAGATACTTCAATGAGTTTGAAGAACTCCAGCTTCTTGGAAAAGGAGCATTTGGTGCTGTAATTAAG GTCCAGAATAACCTTGATGGTTGCTACTATGCTGTAAAGCGCATCCAGGTCAACCCGGCCAGTAAACAGTTCAGACGCATCAAAGGCGAGGTGACGCTGCTCTCCCGCCTCAACCATGAGAATATCGTCCGCTACTACAACGCGTGGATCGAGCGGCACGAGACGCCCCCTGGAGGGGTGCTGAGCAACACTGACAGCTCTGAGCCTTTTAGCTCCCCTGACAAGCCCCCTCAGCGCAAAGAGCCTCCGCGGAGCATCAACGAGCTGGGACTCGTCGATAACGTGGAGGACATTGCGCCGCCTCCGGCTCTGTCCAGCTCGGTGGAGTGGTCCACCTCCATCGAGAAATCCTCCAGTGCCAAATGTGGCGGACAGCAGTCGAGCGAcgaagaggatgatgatgaggaagaagatgtGTTTGGCGCTTCTTTTtt GCCATCAGATAGTGACTTAAGTAGTGACATCATTTTCGACAATGGCGACGATGAAAGCACAGAGGAGATGTCACAG GGTGAGCCAAGCAAAAGGCCCGTGATTGACACAACGGAGAGCACGGACTCAGATCGACCCCCCCTTATAGCACATTACTTGTACATACAA ATGGAATACTGTGAAAAGAGCACTTTAAGAGACACGATAGATCAGGGCCTGCACCGGGACCAGACTCGCTTGTGGAGACTCTTCAGGGAAATACTGGATGGCCTCGCTTACATCCACGAGCAG GGTATGATTCACAGGGACTTGAAGCCCGTCAACATCTTCCTCGACTCGCAGGACCACGTGAAGATTGGGGACTTTGGCCTGGCCACAGACCATCCTGCTAATGTG GCTGCAGGTAAATTTGAAGTGGAAGATGGCGGCTCAGCAGTGATGCCCAAACCGGACCCGACAG GTAACATGACAGGCATGGTTGGCACTGCGCTTTACGTAAGTCCAGAGGTTCAAGGAAACACCAAAGCCACCTACAACCAA AAAGTCGACCTGTTCAGCTTGGGCATCATCCTCTTTGAGATGTCCTATCGGCCCATGACCACGGGGGCCGAGCGCATCTCTGTCCTGAGCCAGCTGCGTGTG GAGCCCATGATCTTCCCCGAGGACTTTAATGCGTATGAGCAAGGGACACAG AAGGTGATTGAGTGGCTGTTGAACCACGACCCGGCACTGCGGCCCACTGCCCAGGAGCTGCTGAAGAGCGAACTGCTGCCTCCGCCACAGATGGAGGAGTCGGAGCTGCATGAGGTGCTGCAGCACACCATGGCCAACATCAACGGCAAGGCATACCGCACCATGGTGGGCCAGCTGtttgcccagaacacctctccGGTCATGGACTACACCTATGACATAGATCTACACAAG GGCAGCTTCAGCTTCAGCAGTGCCAAattgcagcagcatgtgtatgaaACAATCACCAGGATCTTCAAGAAGCACG gtgCGGTGCGTCTCCAGACACCGCTGCTCCTCCCCAGAAACAGGAAGCTGTACGAAGGCAGCGAGCTGGCCTGCTTCATGGACCACAGCGGAATGCTGGTTACACTGCCCTATGACCTTCGC ATGGCGTTTTCAAGGTTCATCGCTCGCAATAATATAACTCACCTGAAGAG GTACAGCATTGAACGCGTATTCCGCCCCAGGAAGCTGGATCGCGCGCACCCGAGGGAGCTTCTGGAGTGTGCCTTTGACATCGTCACACCCGTCACAAACAGCCTTCTCCCTGATGCCGAGACTATTTACACCATCTCTGAGATAATCCAGGAGTTCCCCGTGCTTCAG GAAAGGAACTATAACATTTACCTGAACCACACCAGCTTGTTGAAGGCCATCCTTCTCCACAGCGGAGTCCCTGAGGACAAACTGAGCCAGGCCTCAATGATACTGTGTGACGCCATG AGCGAGAAGCTGACCAAACGTGAGGTGGAAGCAAAGTTCTGCAACTTTTCCCTGTCAACCAACAGC TTGCAGACGCTGTACAAGTACATAGAGCAGAAGGGGAGCCTGCAGGACCTGGCGCCACTGCTGACATCCCTCACCAAACAGAAGACCGCCGTCACCCAGCTGGCTAAGCAGGGCCTCAAGGACCTGGAGGAGCTCACAGTGCTGCTGCGTAGACTGGGAGTTAAACTGCAG GTGGTGGTTAACTTAGGCTTGGTGTACAAGGTGCAGCATCACTCCGGGGTCATTTTCCAGTTTGTGGCTTTCATTAGGAAACGCAAACGAACTGTGCCAGACATAGTGGCCGCTGGAGGACGCTACGACCACTTG ATCCTGGAGTTTCGTGGGCCAGCGTCCACAGTGCCAGTACGTTCTGCGGTGGGGGCCAGTGTGGCCTTGGACAAAGTCTGTGCTGCTATGGCCAACATGGAGGAGCCa CCACCAGTGAGCTCCTGTGATGCTCTGGTGGTCCCAGTGGGACATTCTTCAATGTCCAGAGCCATCAATGTCATCCAGAAGCTGTGGAGCACAGGCGTCTCTGCAGACATCACCTATGATGTCTCCCAG tcTCAGGAGACATTGATGGAGCACTGCAGGCTGGCCGGCATCAACTGCATGGCCCTGGTCTCGGACAAGGAGGGGAACTATGTGAAG GTCAAGTCCTTCGAGAAGGACAGACAGTCTGAGAAACGGATTCACGAGTCGGACTTGGTGGACCACATCATTCAGAAATGTCGGACCAAATTCTCCGAGGAGAGAAACATCAG AGAAATCTCTGAGAGCATGTCTCAGAACCCTAAAGGATCACTGCTCAACACCACAG gTTTATCAGAGCAGCATGGGAGCAGCGGCATCATGAACATGAATGTGAACATCATCAGCCCGGAAAAAGTTTCTGCCAGTGCGAGACGACGCTACGAGACTCAT atCCAGACCAAATTACAGACTCTCGGTAGCAATTTGCAGAACAGGAGCAATGACATTGAAGTCCTAGCA GTGGACCTGCTGaaggaaacactgatcaactTCCTGTCCCTGGAG TTTGATAGCGAAGAGCAGTTCAACAGCAGCGTGAAGACTCTGCTGTCTCGTCTCCCCAAGCAGCGCTACCTGAAGTCCATCTGCGAAGAGATACACCAtttcaaaattacaaaaaa GGTGGCTGTGGTGGTCTTGTACAGCTACAAGGACGACTACTACAAGATCCTCCTCTAA
- the eif2ak4 gene encoding eIF-2-alpha kinase GCN2 isoform X1, whose translation MSGQHTPAAAEGTDDYTVQQENELEALASIFGDDFQDLRSNDPWKVKRPPEVHLCLRPNGLNNGQECYVTVDLQVKCPPTYPDAPPELELNNAKGLSNENLQNLQSELTKLAAARCGEVMIYELADYIQGFLSEHNKPPSSSFHEEMLKNQRRQQEKRAQEEQQKMDQRRKQEEEMEKEIMAEIQRREEEKREERRRKEIAKQERLESMEQPVLANASPLGRSPPSPGGATPELTEAKRAAINRRRTTSNTRHRRDTVNEDNPRSQELLHFNSSTFGELAVHRGKSLGESERLRRHVYYGFEANSGDFVVVYEWSLRWNKKKSKFFTSQEKGRIENCKKQIHGAENEFNSLLRLEHPNLVHYMALSSTEKEDCLVVNLLVEHVAGINLTQNLTAHTPVPLDKLCHYTAQLLAALDYLHSNSVVHKQLGASSVLVDSEGNIRLTDYSLSKRFADICKEDIFEQAHVRFSEDTVMPTKTGKKGDVWNLGLMLLGLSQGKEVKEYPVTVPASLPADFQDFLHKCVCLNDAERWTAQQLLDHSFLKPPSPKNLPHHQETSPEDPAVDFPSSVIPRSHILNAPFSTGVQRQFSRYFNEFEELQLLGKGAFGAVIKVQNNLDGCYYAVKRIQVNPASKQFRRIKGEVTLLSRLNHENIVRYYNAWIERHETPPGGVLSNTDSSEPFSSPDKPPQRKEPPRSINELGLVDNVEDIAPPPALSSSVEWSTSIEKSSSAKCGGQQSSDEEDDDEEEDVFGASFLPSDSDLSSDIIFDNGDDESTEEMSQGEPSKRPVIDTTESTDSDRPPLIAHYLYIQMEYCEKSTLRDTIDQGLHRDQTRLWRLFREILDGLAYIHEQGMIHRDLKPVNIFLDSQDHVKIGDFGLATDHPANVAAGKFEVEDGGSAVMPKPDPTGNMTGMVGTALYVSPEVQGNTKATYNQKVDLFSLGIILFEMSYRPMTTGAERISVLSQLRVEPMIFPEDFNAYEQGTQKKVIEWLLNHDPALRPTAQELLKSELLPPPQMEESELHEVLQHTMANINGKAYRTMVGQLFAQNTSPVMDYTYDIDLHKGSFSFSSAKLQQHVYETITRIFKKHGAVRLQTPLLLPRNRKLYEGSELACFMDHSGMLVTLPYDLRMAFSRFIARNNITHLKRYSIERVFRPRKLDRAHPRELLECAFDIVTPVTNSLLPDAETIYTISEIIQEFPVLQERNYNIYLNHTSLLKAILLHSGVPEDKLSQASMILCDAMSEKLTKREVEAKFCNFSLSTNSLQTLYKYIEQKGSLQDLAPLLTSLTKQKTAVTQLAKQGLKDLEELTVLLRRLGVKLQVVVNLGLVYKVQHHSGVIFQFVAFIRKRKRTVPDIVAAGGRYDHLILEFRGPASTVPVRSAVGASVALDKVCAAMANMEEPPPVSSCDALVVPVGHSSMSRAINVIQKLWSTGVSADITYDVSQSQETLMEHCRLAGINCMALVSDKEGNYVKVKSFEKDRQSEKRIHESDLVDHIIQKCRTKFSEERNIREISESMSQNPKGSLLNTTGLSEQHGSSGIMNMNVNIISPEKVSASARRRYETHIQTKLQTLGSNLQNRSNDIEVLAVDLLKETLINFLSLEFDSEEQFNSSVKTLLSRLPKQRYLKSICEEIHHFKITKKVAVVVLYSYKDDYYKILL comes from the exons GCCCCCCGAGCTGGAGCTGAATAATGCCAAAGGTCTGTCAAATGAAAACCTCCAAAACCTCCAGAGTGAACTCACCAAGCTGGCAGCAGCTCGATGTGGGGAG GTGATGATTTACGAGCTGGCAGACTATATCCAGGGCTTCCTGAGCGAGCACAACAAGCCCCCTTCGAGCTCCTTCCACGAGGAGATGCTGAAGAACCAGCGGAGGCAGCAGGAGAAGCGAGcccaggaggagcagcagaagaTGGACCAGCGGCgcaagcaggaggaggagatg GAAAAAGAGATCATGGCTGAAATCCAAAGacgagaggaggagaaacgagaggaaaggagaagaaaggagaTAGCCAAACAG GAGCGACTTGAGAGTATGGAGCAGCCAGTCCTTGCTAACGCCTCCCCGCTAGGCAGAAGCCCACCCAGCCCAGGTGGAGCTACTCCTGAATTGACAGAAGCCAAGAGAGCAGCTATTAACCGCCGTCGGACTACCTCGAATACACGCCACAG ACGTGACACGGTTAATGAAGACAACCCTCGCTCACAGGAACTCCTTCATTTCAACAGCAGCACTTTTGGAGAACTTGCTGTCCACAGAGGGAAAAGTTTAG GAGAAAGCGAAAGGCTGCGGCGTCATGTTTATTACGGATTTGAGGCGAACTCAGGAGACTTTGTCGTGGTCTACGAGTGGTCGCTGCGCTGGAACAAGAAGAAGAGCAAGTTCTTCACCAGCCAGGAGAAAGGAAGGATTGAGAACTGCAAAAAGCAG ATCCACGGGGCAGAAAATGAGTTCAACTCCCTCCTGCGGCTGGAGCACCCAAACTTGGTGCACTACATGGCGCTGAGCTCCACAGAGAAGGAGGACTGCCTCGTGGTTAACCTGCTGGTGGAGCATGTGGCCGGCATCAACCTGACCCAAAACCTCACCGCCCACACTCCGGTCCCTCTGGATAAACTGTGCCACTACACGGCCCAGCTGCTGGCCGCCCTCGACTACCTTCACTCAAACTCTGTGGTGCACAAACAGCTGGGGGCCTCCAGCGTGCTGGTGGACTCCGAGGGCAACATCCGACTGACTGATTACAGCTTATCGAAGAGGTTTGCCGATATCTGCAAAGAGGACATTTTTGAGCAAGCCCACGTGCGTTTCTCAGAGGACACGGTGATGCCGACCAAAACGGGCAAGAAAGGGGACGTGTGGAACTTGGGGCTGATGCTGCTGGGGCTGAGTCAGGGGAAGGAGGTGAAGGAGTATCCAGTGACGGTGCCAGCCAGCTTGCCTGCTGACTTCCAGGATTTCCTCCACAA gtgtgtgtgtctgaatgatGCTGAACGCTGGACAGCCCAACAGCTTTTGGACCACTCCTTCCTCAAGCCTCCATCACCTAAAAACCTGCCACACCACCAGGAAACAAGCCCAGAAG ATCCTGCGGTGGACTTCCCATCATCAGTCATCCCACGCAGCCACATCCTCAATGCTCCCTTCAGCACCGGGGTGCAGAGGCAGTTTTCTAGATACTTCAATGAGTTTGAAGAACTCCAGCTTCTTGGAAAAGGAGCATTTGGTGCTGTAATTAAG GTCCAGAATAACCTTGATGGTTGCTACTATGCTGTAAAGCGCATCCAGGTCAACCCGGCCAGTAAACAGTTCAGACGCATCAAAGGCGAGGTGACGCTGCTCTCCCGCCTCAACCATGAGAATATCGTCCGCTACTACAACGCGTGGATCGAGCGGCACGAGACGCCCCCTGGAGGGGTGCTGAGCAACACTGACAGCTCTGAGCCTTTTAGCTCCCCTGACAAGCCCCCTCAGCGCAAAGAGCCTCCGCGGAGCATCAACGAGCTGGGACTCGTCGATAACGTGGAGGACATTGCGCCGCCTCCGGCTCTGTCCAGCTCGGTGGAGTGGTCCACCTCCATCGAGAAATCCTCCAGTGCCAAATGTGGCGGACAGCAGTCGAGCGAcgaagaggatgatgatgaggaagaagatgtGTTTGGCGCTTCTTTTtt GCCATCAGATAGTGACTTAAGTAGTGACATCATTTTCGACAATGGCGACGATGAAAGCACAGAGGAGATGTCACAG GGTGAGCCAAGCAAAAGGCCCGTGATTGACACAACGGAGAGCACGGACTCAGATCGACCCCCCCTTATAGCACATTACTTGTACATACAA ATGGAATACTGTGAAAAGAGCACTTTAAGAGACACGATAGATCAGGGCCTGCACCGGGACCAGACTCGCTTGTGGAGACTCTTCAGGGAAATACTGGATGGCCTCGCTTACATCCACGAGCAG GGTATGATTCACAGGGACTTGAAGCCCGTCAACATCTTCCTCGACTCGCAGGACCACGTGAAGATTGGGGACTTTGGCCTGGCCACAGACCATCCTGCTAATGTG GCTGCAGGTAAATTTGAAGTGGAAGATGGCGGCTCAGCAGTGATGCCCAAACCGGACCCGACAG GTAACATGACAGGCATGGTTGGCACTGCGCTTTACGTAAGTCCAGAGGTTCAAGGAAACACCAAAGCCACCTACAACCAA AAAGTCGACCTGTTCAGCTTGGGCATCATCCTCTTTGAGATGTCCTATCGGCCCATGACCACGGGGGCCGAGCGCATCTCTGTCCTGAGCCAGCTGCGTGTG GAGCCCATGATCTTCCCCGAGGACTTTAATGCGTATGAGCAAGGGACACAG AAGAAGGTGATTGAGTGGCTGTTGAACCACGACCCGGCACTGCGGCCCACTGCCCAGGAGCTGCTGAAGAGCGAACTGCTGCCTCCGCCACAGATGGAGGAGTCGGAGCTGCATGAGGTGCTGCAGCACACCATGGCCAACATCAACGGCAAGGCATACCGCACCATGGTGGGCCAGCTGtttgcccagaacacctctccGGTCATGGACTACACCTATGACATAGATCTACACAAG GGCAGCTTCAGCTTCAGCAGTGCCAAattgcagcagcatgtgtatgaaACAATCACCAGGATCTTCAAGAAGCACG gtgCGGTGCGTCTCCAGACACCGCTGCTCCTCCCCAGAAACAGGAAGCTGTACGAAGGCAGCGAGCTGGCCTGCTTCATGGACCACAGCGGAATGCTGGTTACACTGCCCTATGACCTTCGC ATGGCGTTTTCAAGGTTCATCGCTCGCAATAATATAACTCACCTGAAGAG GTACAGCATTGAACGCGTATTCCGCCCCAGGAAGCTGGATCGCGCGCACCCGAGGGAGCTTCTGGAGTGTGCCTTTGACATCGTCACACCCGTCACAAACAGCCTTCTCCCTGATGCCGAGACTATTTACACCATCTCTGAGATAATCCAGGAGTTCCCCGTGCTTCAG GAAAGGAACTATAACATTTACCTGAACCACACCAGCTTGTTGAAGGCCATCCTTCTCCACAGCGGAGTCCCTGAGGACAAACTGAGCCAGGCCTCAATGATACTGTGTGACGCCATG AGCGAGAAGCTGACCAAACGTGAGGTGGAAGCAAAGTTCTGCAACTTTTCCCTGTCAACCAACAGC TTGCAGACGCTGTACAAGTACATAGAGCAGAAGGGGAGCCTGCAGGACCTGGCGCCACTGCTGACATCCCTCACCAAACAGAAGACCGCCGTCACCCAGCTGGCTAAGCAGGGCCTCAAGGACCTGGAGGAGCTCACAGTGCTGCTGCGTAGACTGGGAGTTAAACTGCAG GTGGTGGTTAACTTAGGCTTGGTGTACAAGGTGCAGCATCACTCCGGGGTCATTTTCCAGTTTGTGGCTTTCATTAGGAAACGCAAACGAACTGTGCCAGACATAGTGGCCGCTGGAGGACGCTACGACCACTTG ATCCTGGAGTTTCGTGGGCCAGCGTCCACAGTGCCAGTACGTTCTGCGGTGGGGGCCAGTGTGGCCTTGGACAAAGTCTGTGCTGCTATGGCCAACATGGAGGAGCCa CCACCAGTGAGCTCCTGTGATGCTCTGGTGGTCCCAGTGGGACATTCTTCAATGTCCAGAGCCATCAATGTCATCCAGAAGCTGTGGAGCACAGGCGTCTCTGCAGACATCACCTATGATGTCTCCCAG tcTCAGGAGACATTGATGGAGCACTGCAGGCTGGCCGGCATCAACTGCATGGCCCTGGTCTCGGACAAGGAGGGGAACTATGTGAAG GTCAAGTCCTTCGAGAAGGACAGACAGTCTGAGAAACGGATTCACGAGTCGGACTTGGTGGACCACATCATTCAGAAATGTCGGACCAAATTCTCCGAGGAGAGAAACATCAG AGAAATCTCTGAGAGCATGTCTCAGAACCCTAAAGGATCACTGCTCAACACCACAG gTTTATCAGAGCAGCATGGGAGCAGCGGCATCATGAACATGAATGTGAACATCATCAGCCCGGAAAAAGTTTCTGCCAGTGCGAGACGACGCTACGAGACTCAT atCCAGACCAAATTACAGACTCTCGGTAGCAATTTGCAGAACAGGAGCAATGACATTGAAGTCCTAGCA GTGGACCTGCTGaaggaaacactgatcaactTCCTGTCCCTGGAG TTTGATAGCGAAGAGCAGTTCAACAGCAGCGTGAAGACTCTGCTGTCTCGTCTCCCCAAGCAGCGCTACCTGAAGTCCATCTGCGAAGAGATACACCAtttcaaaattacaaaaaa GGTGGCTGTGGTGGTCTTGTACAGCTACAAGGACGACTACTACAAGATCCTCCTCTAA